A region of Kribbella sp. NBC_01245 DNA encodes the following proteins:
- a CDS encoding choice-of-anchor M domain-containing protein yields the protein MKARALVGVAAATAMTLLSVAPAHAATTISQGHVDAVDVDWTGSALTLDLRDGTVTPAVDRNPADVVLNAVSASKTTVPSSSAYAFLGTPGSAVWILPQTQVSNIVWPGINTEGVPTGALQGNAVNVRLVSVTGPADVSVYTSSSLGSPTVWFDSGNGLPDNRSFAINTHAHANWAFEAAGTYTVVFEATATTAAGAPVTTGQKTYTFTVQP from the coding sequence GTGAAGGCCCGGGCGCTCGTCGGCGTCGCAGCCGCGACCGCGATGACCCTGCTGTCCGTCGCTCCGGCCCACGCCGCGACGACGATCTCGCAGGGCCACGTCGACGCCGTTGACGTGGACTGGACCGGGTCCGCCCTGACCCTCGATCTGCGCGACGGCACCGTCACGCCGGCGGTCGACCGCAACCCGGCCGACGTCGTACTGAACGCCGTTTCCGCCAGCAAGACCACCGTCCCGTCGAGCTCTGCGTACGCCTTCCTCGGTACGCCGGGTTCAGCCGTCTGGATCCTGCCGCAGACCCAGGTGAGCAACATCGTCTGGCCGGGTATCAACACCGAAGGCGTGCCGACTGGCGCGCTCCAGGGCAACGCCGTGAACGTACGGCTCGTCTCGGTCACCGGTCCTGCCGACGTGAGCGTCTACACGAGTAGCTCGCTGGGCAGCCCGACCGTGTGGTTCGACAGTGGCAACGGACTGCCGGACAACCGGTCGTTCGCCATCAACACCCACGCCCACGCCAACTGGGCCTTCGAAGCGGCGGGCACCTACACCGTCGTCTTCGAGGCCACCGCTACGACCGCCGCCGGCGCGCCCGTCACCACCGGCCAAAAGACCTACACCTTCACCGTCCAGCCGTAG
- the folE gene encoding GTP cyclohydrolase I FolE — MTLDRITPYPLRVVPGRGRIDLDAAERAVSDLLIALGKDPDSEHLSDTPRRVAKSYAELLTPPEFDLTTFPNDEGYDELVLARSIPVQSLCEHHLLPFRGVAHVGYLPGKRILGLSKLARVVELFARDLQVQERLTKQVADWLQDRLDPKGVGVVIEAEHLCMSLRGVRAVGANTVTSSLHGLLRDNPTSRQEFLALTTLHR, encoded by the coding sequence ATGACGCTCGACCGCATCACGCCGTACCCCCTCCGAGTCGTCCCCGGCCGCGGCCGGATCGACCTCGACGCGGCCGAACGGGCGGTCAGCGACCTGCTGATCGCGCTCGGCAAGGACCCGGACAGCGAGCACCTCAGCGACACCCCGCGCCGGGTCGCCAAGTCGTACGCCGAGCTGCTCACCCCGCCGGAATTCGACCTCACCACTTTCCCCAACGACGAGGGGTACGACGAGTTGGTGCTGGCCCGGAGCATCCCGGTCCAGTCGCTGTGCGAGCACCACCTGTTGCCGTTCCGCGGTGTCGCGCATGTCGGCTATCTGCCAGGCAAACGCATCCTGGGCCTGTCGAAACTGGCGCGCGTCGTCGAGCTCTTCGCCCGCGATCTCCAGGTCCAGGAGCGGTTGACCAAGCAGGTCGCCGACTGGCTCCAGGACCGGCTGGACCCGAAAGGCGTAGGTGTTGTCATCGAGGCCGAACACCTCTGCATGTCCCTCCGAGGTGTCCGAGCCGTCGGCGCCAACACCGTCACCTCCTCCCTCCACGGCCTACTCCGCGACAACCCCACCTCCCGCCAAGAGTTCCTAGCCCTCACCACCCTCCACCGCTGA
- a CDS encoding helix-turn-helix transcriptional regulator, with amino-acid sequence MDDPLADSASDPLDDSAADSVADPLAGSRDSRILAVAALEEPTRRALYDYVVRQAALVTRDEAAAALGLPRTTAAFHLDRLAEQGLLEVVYERRTGRSGPGAGRPSKLYRRSTQQVEVSLPEHRYELAGRLLAAAIEDADASGESPRAALERRATQLGRDLAAGAPEADVVEILEDHGFEPRREGKAIVLGNCPFHSLAQHHTKLVCEMNLCLLGGVLSGSGDTRFKARLHPEPGQCCVRLEP; translated from the coding sequence ATGGATGACCCCCTGGCCGACTCGGCGTCCGACCCCCTGGATGACTCAGCGGCCGACTCCGTGGCCGACCCGCTGGCCGGCTCTAGGGACAGCCGGATCCTGGCGGTGGCCGCGTTGGAAGAGCCGACGCGCCGCGCGTTGTACGACTACGTCGTGCGGCAGGCCGCCCTGGTCACGCGGGACGAGGCGGCCGCAGCCCTGGGGTTGCCGCGCACCACGGCCGCGTTCCACCTCGACCGGCTCGCCGAGCAAGGCCTGCTCGAGGTCGTGTACGAGCGTCGTACCGGCCGCTCCGGCCCTGGCGCCGGCCGACCGTCGAAGCTCTACCGCCGATCGACCCAGCAGGTGGAGGTGTCCCTTCCGGAGCACCGCTACGAACTCGCCGGGCGGCTACTCGCGGCAGCCATCGAAGACGCCGACGCATCAGGCGAATCGCCACGAGCCGCCCTGGAGCGACGCGCCACCCAACTCGGTCGCGATCTCGCCGCCGGAGCCCCCGAGGCCGACGTGGTGGAGATCCTCGAGGATCACGGATTCGAGCCGCGCCGGGAAGGGAAGGCGATCGTGCTCGGCAACTGCCCGTTCCACTCCCTGGCGCAGCACCACACCAAGCTCGTCTGCGAGATGAACCTCTGCCTGCTCGGCGGCGTTCTCAGCGGTTCGGGCGATACCCGCTTCAAGGCTCGTCTCCACCCGGAGCCAGGCCAATGCTGCGTCCGCCTCGAGCCGTAG
- a CDS encoding choice-of-anchor M domain-containing protein, with translation MKAIVAVALLLGAAPTAAVATPPVPPTEQTVIATGHVDLGPRFVDGKWTIQLRDDTTDPVTWRPLENVVLQATGKSQLTVPADPAYAFLGKAGQKLWVIPQVQQADVVWPGWNTQDTEVATRVDREVTWSLEGIEGPGAFTLFLNSDFGKPAPVFDSRKTLPQATGVDVNTHVHGNWTFDAEGTYLLDIAMTAKLTDGSTVTDRRPLRLYAGDGDARTAFSVQPKEQPEAQQEPPKEANNPWPWVGGGALLLAVAGAAFVVRRRKAKA, from the coding sequence GTGAAGGCCATCGTCGCCGTCGCGCTGCTGCTCGGCGCCGCGCCAACCGCCGCTGTCGCGACTCCGCCGGTACCACCGACGGAACAGACGGTGATCGCGACCGGACACGTCGATCTGGGACCGCGTTTCGTCGATGGCAAATGGACCATTCAACTGCGAGACGACACCACGGACCCAGTCACCTGGCGACCACTGGAGAACGTCGTTCTGCAAGCGACCGGGAAATCGCAGCTGACGGTTCCGGCCGATCCGGCGTACGCCTTTCTGGGTAAGGCCGGACAGAAACTCTGGGTCATTCCGCAAGTGCAGCAGGCGGACGTCGTTTGGCCCGGCTGGAATACGCAGGACACGGAGGTCGCGACCCGGGTGGATCGCGAAGTGACGTGGTCCCTGGAGGGTATCGAAGGACCGGGGGCGTTCACCTTGTTCCTCAATTCGGATTTCGGCAAGCCGGCGCCGGTATTCGACAGCCGTAAGACGTTGCCGCAAGCAACTGGCGTCGATGTGAACACGCACGTACACGGCAATTGGACGTTCGATGCCGAAGGCACCTATCTGCTCGACATCGCGATGACGGCCAAGCTCACCGATGGCAGCACGGTCACAGATCGTCGCCCACTTCGCCTGTACGCCGGCGATGGCGACGCCCGCACTGCCTTCTCTGTCCAACCGAAAGAACAACCCGAAGCCCAGCAAGAGCCCCCTAAAGAAGCGAACAACCCATGGCCTTGGGTCGGCGGCGGGGCACTCCTGCTGGCCGTGGCTGGAGCAGCCTTCGTGGTACGTCGCAGAAAGGCCAAGGCATGA
- a CDS encoding alpha/beta fold hydrolase yields MDVILIPGFWLNASSWDGVLPALEAAGHRVRALTLPGLASVDDDRAGIGLADHVAAVVAVIDQLGPDKVVLVGHSGGGAVAHAAVDARPGRVARVVYVDSGPLGDGDSINTELPVVDGEIPLPDWSVFGDEDLTDLDDELRERFRAIAIPVPAGVANDAQVLKDPRRYDVPVTVISCEFPTSMLREFMAQDHPYTAELAKIRDAKFVDLPTGHWPQFTKPAPLGDSLVAAIG; encoded by the coding sequence ATGGATGTCATTTTGATTCCCGGTTTCTGGTTGAACGCGTCTTCTTGGGATGGCGTTCTGCCCGCACTTGAGGCCGCGGGGCATCGGGTGCGTGCGCTGACGTTGCCCGGTCTTGCTTCGGTGGACGACGATCGCGCGGGGATCGGTCTTGCCGATCACGTCGCCGCGGTGGTGGCGGTCATCGACCAGCTCGGCCCGGACAAGGTGGTGCTGGTCGGTCACAGCGGCGGCGGTGCGGTCGCGCATGCCGCGGTCGACGCGCGTCCGGGCCGAGTCGCGCGGGTGGTGTACGTCGACTCGGGTCCGCTCGGTGACGGCGACTCGATCAACACCGAGTTGCCGGTCGTGGATGGCGAGATCCCGCTGCCCGACTGGTCGGTGTTCGGTGACGAGGACCTGACCGATCTCGATGACGAACTGCGGGAGCGATTCCGGGCCATCGCGATCCCGGTGCCGGCCGGTGTTGCGAACGACGCCCAGGTGCTCAAAGACCCGCGGCGGTACGACGTACCGGTCACGGTGATCTCGTGCGAGTTCCCGACCTCGATGCTGCGCGAGTTCATGGCCCAGGACCATCCGTATACGGCGGAGCTCGCCAAGATCCGCGACGCGAAGTTCGTCGACCTGCCGACCGGGCACTGGCCCCAGTTCACCAAACCCGCCCCGCTCGGCGACTCGCTCGTCGCCGCCATCGGTTAA
- a CDS encoding anchored repeat-type ABC transporter ATP-binding subunit produces the protein MTVLSIEGVGVELGGRLVLHDVDLRVAESEQVGLIGPNGAGKTTLLRAMLGLVPIRDGAITITGKTPAQARGSIGYVPQRHEFAWDYPVDVRTAAMTGRTHRIGWFRRPGEADRDAVDQALQRVDLMALSRRPISELSGGQRQRVLVARALALQPRLLLLDEPFTGLDVPTQEILTSLFHELTREGTAILMTTHDLPAAAETCGRLCLLNETVVADGTPEELRDPAIWLRAFGVARSEQLLHSLGVTR, from the coding sequence ATGACGGTGCTGAGCATCGAAGGCGTCGGCGTCGAGCTTGGCGGACGCCTGGTCCTGCACGACGTGGACCTGCGCGTCGCGGAGTCGGAACAGGTCGGCCTGATCGGCCCGAACGGCGCCGGCAAAACCACCCTGCTGCGGGCAATGCTCGGCCTGGTGCCGATCCGCGACGGCGCGATCACGATCACCGGGAAGACTCCCGCCCAGGCACGCGGCAGCATCGGTTATGTGCCACAGCGGCACGAGTTCGCCTGGGACTATCCCGTCGACGTACGCACGGCGGCGATGACCGGCAGAACCCACCGAATCGGCTGGTTCCGCAGGCCCGGCGAGGCCGATCGCGACGCCGTCGACCAAGCCTTGCAACGGGTCGACCTAATGGCGCTTAGTCGCAGACCCATCAGCGAACTGTCCGGTGGCCAACGGCAACGAGTACTGGTCGCAAGAGCGCTCGCCCTGCAACCGCGCCTGCTACTGCTCGACGAGCCGTTCACCGGTCTCGACGTACCGACGCAGGAGATTCTCACCAGCCTGTTCCACGAACTGACCCGCGAAGGTACGGCGATCCTGATGACCACGCACGACCTGCCTGCTGCGGCCGAGACCTGTGGCCGGTTGTGCCTGCTGAACGAGACGGTCGTCGCGGATGGCACCCCGGAAGAGCTGCGCGATCCCGCGATCTGGCTGCGGGCGTTCGGCGTGGCCCGGTCCGAGCAGCTCCTGCACAGCCTGGGCGTGACCCGATGA
- a CDS encoding anchored repeat ABC transporter, substrate-binding protein, whose product MTRGLRFGAAALALAVPLGLVGCEGGAADESGDKLRVVATTEILADLAQRVGGDRVAATSLVPPGGDPHSYEPAPADAKRVAKADVTFTNHLLLEPQALIKTIDANAPKGTPNVSLAEAAESYGAHVIPLVEDIGLDVLWLGLRIRGTGKARGATRTSTVQLSATGLDGPGKLVAYLTESLGQPTRFFDSTDGLSSTDRTTLPPAAHTHLNWVFTKPGVYHLTLEGKLDVGGGKPLQPLGKGTFTFAVGVEPHTVKPANGGTATVLGEGHTDMTVDLDTGQVYAFSDAKKAGAAQHVVPAERVVIDVPNRALESVPDDPRFSFLGKPGAAIHQLPQAVLGRHVHGEIDPHLWEDVANAKAYAQLMRDTLISVDPDGKQVYQDNTAAYLRELGELDDYVRAKLAGIPADRRQLITTHDAFGYLADAYGMTVAGFVVPNPAQEPSVEQVRKLSETIRNLKVPAVFIEPNLAQRASVLTQVATDQRVQVCTIYGDSFDQHATSYVAMMRHNADELERCLGAAK is encoded by the coding sequence ATGACGCGCGGTCTGCGGTTCGGCGCCGCCGCGCTCGCGCTCGCCGTACCGCTCGGGCTCGTCGGTTGTGAAGGCGGCGCGGCGGACGAGTCCGGCGACAAGCTGCGCGTGGTCGCGACCACCGAGATCCTGGCCGATCTCGCCCAGCGCGTCGGGGGTGACCGGGTGGCGGCGACGTCGCTGGTTCCGCCCGGCGGCGATCCGCATTCCTACGAACCAGCGCCGGCCGACGCCAAACGGGTCGCCAAGGCGGACGTCACGTTCACCAATCACCTGCTGCTCGAACCGCAGGCGCTGATCAAGACGATCGACGCGAACGCGCCCAAAGGCACGCCGAACGTCTCGCTGGCCGAGGCGGCCGAGTCGTACGGCGCCCACGTCATCCCGCTCGTCGAGGACATCGGCCTGGACGTGCTCTGGCTCGGCCTGCGCATTCGCGGTACTGGAAAGGCCCGCGGCGCGACGCGTACGTCGACGGTCCAGCTGTCGGCGACGGGACTCGACGGGCCCGGCAAACTCGTTGCCTACCTCACCGAATCGCTGGGACAACCCACCCGGTTCTTCGACTCGACCGACGGCCTGAGCTCCACGGACCGTACGACGTTGCCGCCCGCGGCCCATACCCACCTGAACTGGGTCTTCACCAAGCCCGGCGTCTACCACCTGACGCTAGAGGGCAAGCTCGACGTCGGTGGCGGCAAACCCCTGCAGCCGTTGGGCAAAGGGACGTTCACGTTTGCCGTCGGCGTCGAACCGCACACGGTCAAACCGGCCAATGGTGGTACGGCGACCGTGCTCGGCGAAGGCCATACGGATATGACCGTCGACCTCGATACCGGCCAGGTCTACGCCTTCTCGGATGCGAAGAAGGCCGGCGCGGCCCAACACGTCGTACCGGCTGAACGTGTCGTCATCGACGTACCGAACCGGGCGTTGGAGTCGGTCCCCGATGATCCGCGGTTCTCGTTCCTCGGCAAGCCCGGGGCGGCGATTCACCAGCTGCCGCAGGCCGTGCTCGGTCGGCATGTCCATGGCGAGATCGACCCGCATCTGTGGGAGGACGTCGCCAACGCGAAGGCGTACGCCCAGCTGATGCGGGACACCTTGATCAGCGTCGATCCCGACGGGAAACAGGTCTACCAGGACAACACCGCGGCCTATCTGCGCGAACTCGGCGAGCTGGACGACTACGTCCGCGCGAAGCTGGCCGGCATCCCGGCCGACCGGCGGCAGCTGATCACCACCCACGACGCGTTCGGCTATCTGGCGGACGCCTACGGCATGACCGTGGCCGGTTTCGTCGTACCCAATCCAGCCCAGGAGCCCAGTGTGGAACAGGTGCGCAAACTGTCCGAGACCATTCGCAATCTGAAGGTCCCGGCCGTGTTCATCGAGCCGAACCTGGCTCAGCGCGCGTCCGTACTGACCCAGGTCGCGACCGATCAGCGGGTCCAGGTGTGCACGATCTACGGCGACTCGTTCGACCAGCACGCCACCTCGTACGTCGCGATGATGCGGCACAACGCGGACGAGCTCGAGCGCTGCCTGGGAGCGGCCAAGTGA
- a CDS encoding TIGR03773 family transporter-associated surface protein, whose protein sequence is MTAAHQRLRFALPVLLATLAVLSLPALAAPTATASPATGSVGVGGSLAGKEVLRAVHVDALHATYDGAALGLSTRIGSGGDTREADPAGLIFNLEDRGSARVELPDLPAFSFLGKPGDPVWIAPESQDPELIWPGWDTETIPAGVLRDDSIELTLLASEGPGNVEVFYNYDHTGSVPRLFSSADPSIRTLHQPVGRHVHANWAFTQLGTYTVTFEAKAVTVAGQAISSGPIDYTFVVGPYEPVGTPTATMLAASPNPASSTDPVALTATVSPANAVGSVEFLDGGNLLGGAPVTDGLATIRASGLAAGVHPLTARFVPADPAAFGPSTSEPVQLTITTAPPTTPPTTPPTTPPTNPPTTPPTNPPGTPKPPACVSAVLGVGHVDVAARSVDGRLRFQVKDGTQGSPVWRDPGTVAFHVRPSGDETVPAAPEYRFLGAPGATIWQIPQTQADDLLWAGWNTESVDYNALAGPVRWSLDKVEGPGKVAVYQFDQFGQPLVSFDSGKALPQAISLAEPTHAHGNWAFTRQGIYRLTFTYSATTKAGVQLSDTATLPVAVGATDLAALCPGGPPPSTPPTTPPPTTPPPSTPPTTPPTTPSPTTPPTTPSPTVPPTAPTPSTDPKAPVAQPTKLPPCVTTSTSTQPTAATTPGSTATTPTTTTSPTTTPGGVALATGHADYAVRLENGSLASRLKDGTKAGTPIWRDPAEVTVRLTNAAAAKAPGGAFGFLGAAGSPIWQIPQTQKDGVVWLGWNTEELTAAQVPAGIDWRLDRVDGPGRLAVFEFDSFGQPKVIFNSGDGLPDTFRIAPGTHAHGNWAFTKAGTYRVTFTHSATLASGNKSSDSATITFIVGDTSGGGGGSSQGGPKAVPTVSCSLAATGASIGTGWIALGAVLVLLGTVAIVATRRRNVA, encoded by the coding sequence GTGACCGCCGCGCACCAACGACTTCGCTTTGCCCTGCCCGTTTTGCTTGCCACGTTGGCCGTACTGTCCCTGCCTGCGTTGGCCGCGCCGACCGCGACCGCCTCGCCCGCGACTGGTTCGGTTGGGGTGGGGGGATCGCTTGCAGGGAAGGAGGTGTTGCGGGCGGTTCATGTGGATGCGTTGCATGCGACGTATGACGGGGCGGCGTTGGGGTTGTCGACGCGGATCGGGAGTGGTGGGGATACGCGGGAGGCGGATCCGGCGGGGTTGATCTTTAACCTGGAGGATCGAGGGTCGGCGCGGGTGGAATTGCCTGATTTGCCGGCGTTCTCGTTTCTTGGCAAGCCGGGGGATCCCGTTTGGATCGCGCCGGAGTCGCAGGATCCCGAGCTGATTTGGCCTGGGTGGGATACCGAGACGATTCCCGCCGGCGTACTGCGCGATGACTCGATCGAGTTGACCTTGCTGGCCAGCGAAGGGCCGGGCAATGTCGAGGTGTTCTACAACTACGATCACACCGGTTCGGTGCCGAGGTTGTTCAGCTCGGCCGACCCGTCGATCCGTACGTTGCACCAGCCGGTCGGGCGGCACGTGCACGCCAACTGGGCATTCACGCAGCTCGGCACGTATACCGTCACGTTCGAGGCCAAGGCGGTCACGGTCGCTGGGCAGGCGATCAGCTCGGGGCCGATCGATTACACGTTCGTGGTCGGACCGTACGAGCCGGTCGGTACGCCGACCGCGACGATGTTGGCGGCTTCGCCGAATCCCGCAAGCAGTACGGATCCCGTCGCGCTGACCGCCACGGTTTCGCCCGCGAATGCTGTTGGTTCGGTGGAATTCCTCGATGGCGGCAACCTGCTCGGCGGTGCGCCGGTGACCGACGGACTGGCGACGATTCGGGCCAGTGGTTTGGCCGCGGGCGTGCATCCGCTCACCGCGCGCTTCGTCCCCGCGGACCCTGCCGCGTTTGGCCCGTCGACCTCCGAGCCCGTCCAGCTCACCATCACCACCGCGCCCCCAACCACTCCGCCGACGACCCCGCCGACGACGCCTCCGACCAACCCGCCGACGACGCCTCCGACGAATCCGCCGGGTACGCCGAAGCCGCCTGCGTGTGTGAGTGCGGTGTTGGGGGTTGGGCATGTGGATGTGGCGGCGCGTTCGGTCGATGGGCGGCTGCGGTTTCAGGTGAAGGACGGGACGCAGGGGAGTCCGGTCTGGCGTGATCCTGGAACGGTCGCATTCCACGTCCGACCGTCGGGGGACGAGACGGTCCCGGCCGCGCCGGAATACCGCTTCCTCGGTGCGCCGGGCGCGACGATCTGGCAGATCCCGCAGACGCAGGCGGATGACCTGCTTTGGGCCGGATGGAACACCGAATCCGTCGACTACAACGCATTGGCCGGGCCGGTGCGATGGTCCCTGGACAAGGTCGAGGGGCCGGGCAAGGTGGCGGTCTACCAGTTCGACCAGTTCGGGCAGCCGTTGGTCTCGTTCGACAGTGGGAAGGCGCTGCCGCAGGCGATCTCGTTGGCCGAGCCGACGCATGCCCATGGCAACTGGGCGTTCACCCGGCAAGGCATCTACCGGCTGACGTTCACGTATTCCGCGACGACCAAGGCGGGCGTCCAGCTCAGCGACACCGCCACGCTGCCGGTCGCGGTAGGCGCGACGGACCTGGCCGCACTCTGTCCGGGAGGCCCACCGCCGAGTACGCCGCCAACAACGCCGCCGCCAACGACACCGCCGCCGAGTACGCCGCCGACGACCCCGCCAACCACGCCCTCGCCGACGACGCCTCCCACGACTCCGTCGCCGACGGTCCCGCCGACGGCTCCCACGCCGAGCACTGATCCGAAAGCTCCGGTAGCGCAGCCCACCAAGCTCCCGCCGTGTGTCACCACGTCGACCAGCACCCAGCCGACCGCCGCCACGACACCTGGAAGTACGGCGACCACGCCGACCACAACGACGTCGCCCACGACGACGCCGGGTGGGGTGGCGCTCGCGACCGGGCACGCCGATTACGCCGTACGGCTGGAGAACGGTTCGCTGGCCTCGCGCCTCAAAGACGGCACCAAGGCCGGTACGCCGATCTGGCGCGACCCCGCCGAGGTCACCGTGCGATTGACGAACGCGGCCGCGGCGAAGGCGCCGGGTGGTGCATTCGGATTCCTCGGCGCCGCCGGTAGCCCGATCTGGCAGATCCCGCAGACGCAGAAGGACGGCGTCGTCTGGCTCGGCTGGAACACCGAGGAGCTGACCGCGGCCCAGGTGCCGGCCGGTATCGACTGGCGGCTCGACCGGGTCGATGGTCCGGGGCGATTGGCCGTATTCGAGTTCGACTCGTTCGGGCAGCCGAAGGTGATCTTCAACAGTGGTGACGGATTGCCGGACACGTTCCGGATCGCGCCCGGTACGCATGCCCACGGCAACTGGGCGTTCACCAAGGCCGGCACCTACCGCGTCACGTTCACCCACAGCGCGACGCTTGCCTCAGGCAACAAGTCCAGCGATTCCGCCACCATCACGTTCATCGTCGGCGACACGTCCGGGGGCGGAGGCGGCTCTTCCCAAGGAGGGCCAAAGGCGGTACCCACCGTTAGTTGCTCACTCGCCGCAACCGGTGCCTCGATCGGAACAGGCTGGATCGCCCTAGGCGCCGTGCTCGTCCTCCTCGGCACGGTCGCCATCGTCGCCACGCGTCGCCGGAACGTCGCATGA
- a CDS encoding choice-of-anchor M domain-containing protein, with protein MSHRLALPTVAVLALAGLTQQAFAATQVVLDQGHVDVIGIAFEDGAFNVHVHDEGTDTEYAPSEVQLVAKSGSKTSVPEDPAYRFLGSSGAPVWVLPQVEDPALLWPGIASEEILPGVFAGESLKVDIVGVTGPAGVSLFTTDAFGAPTVLADSGDGLPDRISTTAGGHLHANWAFEAAGTYKIKVRVSGTLAATGEKVTSAIATYCFKVAA; from the coding sequence ATGTCCCATCGCCTGGCGCTGCCTACCGTGGCAGTCCTCGCGCTCGCCGGGCTCACCCAGCAGGCCTTTGCCGCCACCCAGGTCGTACTCGACCAGGGCCACGTCGACGTCATCGGTATCGCCTTCGAGGACGGCGCGTTCAACGTGCACGTGCACGATGAGGGCACCGACACCGAGTACGCGCCGTCCGAGGTGCAGCTGGTCGCGAAGTCCGGCTCGAAGACCAGCGTGCCGGAAGACCCGGCGTACCGCTTCCTGGGTTCGTCCGGCGCGCCCGTCTGGGTGCTGCCGCAGGTCGAGGACCCCGCGCTGCTCTGGCCGGGGATCGCGTCCGAGGAGATCCTGCCCGGCGTCTTCGCCGGGGAGTCGCTGAAGGTCGACATCGTCGGCGTCACCGGTCCGGCCGGCGTCAGCCTCTTCACCACCGACGCCTTCGGTGCGCCGACCGTACTGGCCGATAGCGGCGACGGACTGCCGGACCGGATCAGCACCACGGCCGGCGGCCACTTGCACGCCAACTGGGCGTTCGAGGCGGCAGGCACGTACAAGATCAAGGTGCGCGTGAGTGGCACACTCGCCGCCACCGGCGAGAAGGTCACGTCTGCCATCGCCACCTACTGCTTCAAGGTCGCCGCGTGA
- a CDS encoding anchored repeat-type ABC transporter permease subunit, protein MIEFLLEPWQHVFMQRAFLVVLMSGVVCGVIGSHVALRGMAFIGDAVAHAVFPGIAIAFVLHTSLVVGGIVAGLITALSVAVVSQNRRLKEDTVIGVFFAAAFGLGIVVMSTAPGYGGSLESFLFGSVLGISSQDVITVAVAGALLLLITGALHKELVTVGLDRETARSVGLPIFWLDMALYAMVTIAIVISIQAVGNILVLALLITPAACARLLTDRIGVMMLIAPAIGAASGLVGLYLSYAFNLAAGGLIVLTATTVFVACWVFAPRHGLVPNRRRRSATTAVSVHP, encoded by the coding sequence ATGATCGAGTTCCTGCTCGAACCCTGGCAGCACGTGTTCATGCAGCGGGCGTTCTTGGTGGTGCTGATGTCCGGCGTCGTCTGCGGAGTGATCGGCAGCCACGTCGCGCTGCGCGGTATGGCCTTCATCGGTGACGCCGTGGCCCACGCGGTCTTTCCCGGTATCGCGATCGCCTTCGTCCTGCACACCAGTCTGGTGGTCGGCGGCATCGTCGCGGGCCTCATCACCGCCTTGTCGGTCGCGGTGGTGTCGCAGAACCGGCGGCTGAAGGAGGACACCGTGATCGGCGTCTTCTTCGCGGCCGCCTTCGGGCTGGGCATCGTCGTGATGAGCACGGCACCGGGGTACGGCGGTTCGCTCGAGTCGTTCCTGTTCGGCTCGGTACTCGGTATCAGCAGCCAGGACGTGATCACCGTCGCTGTCGCCGGGGCGCTACTGCTGTTGATCACCGGTGCGTTGCACAAGGAGCTCGTCACGGTCGGCCTCGATCGCGAGACGGCCCGGTCGGTCGGGCTGCCGATCTTCTGGCTGGACATGGCGCTGTACGCGATGGTGACGATCGCCATCGTCATCTCGATCCAGGCCGTCGGCAACATCCTCGTGCTGGCACTGCTGATCACGCCGGCCGCGTGCGCCCGGCTGCTGACCGACCGGATCGGCGTGATGATGCTGATCGCTCCGGCCATCGGCGCGGCGTCGGGCCTGGTCGGGCTCTATCTCTCCTACGCGTTCAACCTCGCGGCCGGTGGGCTGATCGTGCTCACCGCCACCACCGTCTTCGTTGCCTGCTGGGTGTTCGCACCCCGGCACGGCCTGGTTCCCAATCGCCGTCGCCGTAGCGCGACGACCGCAGTTTCCGTCCACCCCTGA